Proteins from one Myxococcales bacterium genomic window:
- a CDS encoding metallophosphoesterase → MRFALITDQHFGPRAHFAGKLRKLSHEAGALTRAFVERMNRVDRPELVVNLGDVVEDESRSLDMERYQEFLGILSALDAPVIHVAGNHDLICMTEDDLARMWNHDGALHYSRDFSGVHFAVLNTLEQKDVCVRLPESQLEWLERDLATVKGPAVVLMHHPASEQDLTGNRWFERAPHICRVAERRELRRIIEASGKVVAVFNGHAHWNHLDVIRGIPYVTLQSLTENLDDDAPGRPAAAFAVCDLEPHRLSVNLGGAEALHYQFELG, encoded by the coding sequence GTGCGCTTCGCTCTCATCACCGACCAGCACTTCGGGCCCAGGGCTCACTTCGCCGGCAAGCTGCGCAAGCTGAGCCACGAGGCCGGTGCGCTGACCCGCGCCTTCGTCGAACGCATGAACCGCGTCGACCGACCCGAGCTGGTGGTGAACCTGGGGGACGTGGTCGAGGACGAGAGTCGCTCACTGGACATGGAGCGATACCAGGAGTTCCTCGGCATCTTGTCGGCGCTCGATGCGCCGGTGATCCACGTCGCGGGCAATCACGATCTGATCTGCATGACCGAGGACGACCTCGCGCGGATGTGGAACCACGACGGCGCGCTGCACTACAGCCGCGATTTTTCGGGGGTGCACTTCGCGGTGCTGAACACGCTGGAGCAGAAGGACGTGTGTGTGCGGCTCCCCGAGTCCCAGCTCGAGTGGCTCGAGCGCGATCTCGCGACGGTGAAGGGGCCCGCGGTCGTGTTGATGCACCACCCGGCGAGCGAGCAAGATCTCACCGGAAATCGCTGGTTCGAGCGGGCGCCGCACATCTGCCGGGTGGCGGAGCGGCGGGAGCTCAGGCGCATCATCGAGGCGAGCGGGAAGGTCGTTGCGGTCTTCAACGGGCACGCACACTGGAACCACCTCGACGTCATTCGCGGCATCCCGTACGTCACGCTGCAGAGCCTGACCGAGAACCTCGACGACGATGCGCCCGGCAGGCCCGCTGCGGCCTTCGCAGTGTGTGACCTCGAACCGCATCGCCTGAGCGTGAACCTCGGCGGCGCCGAAGCGCTGCACTATCAGTTCGAGCTCGGCTGA